In a single window of the Pseudochaenichthys georgianus chromosome 16, fPseGeo1.2, whole genome shotgun sequence genome:
- the LOC117461223 gene encoding apolipoprotein A-I-like translates to MKVIVVLVLAVFTGCNANLFYADAPKPQLELMTEAFWDYVAKATATADDTLQVIKKSSFGQGVNARLEETMFVAAHYSVAVQEQLPPAAKDMIRKVTTETEELMGRVERELAAAQDVLKPYTDDMKVQIQQRVEQLKQDLAPYAESLDTEAVRAALEQKSEELRQSVKDLQAQLGPYTDDLKLKVDQHLQDFQERVAPVTEKAQVELMQRANQVQEMAAPYVEDLRVRLNPYAEDLQARLTSLYEAYAKST, encoded by the exons ATGAAGGTCATTGTTGTGCTCGTCCTTGCCGTTTTCACTG GCTGCAATGCCAACCTCTTCTATGCTGATGCACCCAAGCCACAGCTGGAGTTGATGACTGAAGCCTTCTGGGACTACGTCGCCAAGGCAACAGCGACAGCTGATGACACCCTCCAGGTGATCAAGAAATCATCGTTTGGCCAGGGTGTCAA TGCCCGTCTGGAAGAAACTATGTTTGTGGCTGCCCATTATTCCGTCGCCGTGCAGGAGCAGCTTCCCCCTGCAGCTAAGGACATGATCAGAAAAGTCACCACAGAGACCGAAGAGCTGATGGGGCGTGTGGAAAGGGAGCTGGCCGCTGCCCAGGACGTCCTGAAGCCCTACACCGACGACATGAAGGTCCAGATCCAGCAGAGAGTGGAGCAGCTCAAACAGGATCTGGCCCCCTACGCTGAGTCCCTTGACACCGAGGCCGTGAGAGCCGCCCTGGAGCAGAAGAGCGAGGAGCTGAGGCAGAGTGTGAAGGACCTGCAGGCTCAGCTCGGACCCTACACCGATGACCTGAAGCTGAAGGTGGACCAGCACCTGCAGGACTTCCAGGAGCGCGTGGCCCCCGTGACCGAGAAGGCCCAGGTGGAGCTGATGCAGAGAGCCAATCAGGTTCAAGAAATGGCCGCCCCATACGTTGAGGATCTGAGAGTAAGGCTAAACCCCTACGCCGAAGACCTCCAGGCCCGCCTCACCTCCCTCTACGAGGCATACGCCAAATCAACATAA